One Acinetobacter pullicarnis genomic region harbors:
- a CDS encoding 2-hydroxyacid dehydrogenase gives MIVLSSSISDIQDILIKVFQQYAPKNSYCLADSPEAQYATTAACWFPDMEKLRTLPKLRLIHSVAAGVEHLNLSEIGSDQFVCRILDEHHQKGMFDYLHWGVLYYQRHFDRFMQQQRQQLWKQHNQNYSHDIQIGIMGLGHMGGYVAERFAAMGYRVSGWSKSLKQLTNVSSYVGVEQRAEFLAKSQILINLMPLTSENTGILSKSLFEQLPDQAALIQVGRGQHLVEQDLLNALDSGGVRGAIIDVTKQEPLSISHPFWQHEKIIVTPHIASHAPMSVVVAQILENDRRLNANLPLCHQVDLTNGY, from the coding sequence ATGATTGTACTTTCGAGTAGCATTTCAGATATACAAGATATCTTAATCAAAGTATTTCAACAATATGCGCCAAAAAACAGCTATTGTCTTGCTGATAGTCCGGAAGCTCAATACGCGACGACAGCTGCATGTTGGTTCCCTGATATGGAAAAATTACGAACGTTGCCCAAATTACGCTTGATTCATTCCGTAGCAGCAGGGGTTGAACATCTCAATTTGAGTGAAATTGGTTCGGATCAATTTGTATGTCGTATCTTAGATGAACATCATCAAAAAGGCATGTTTGATTATTTACATTGGGGCGTATTGTACTATCAACGTCATTTTGATCGTTTTATGCAACAGCAACGGCAGCAGTTATGGAAACAACATAATCAGAATTATAGCCATGATATCCAGATAGGAATTATGGGGTTAGGTCATATGGGCGGCTATGTGGCTGAACGTTTTGCTGCAATGGGGTATCGCGTTTCAGGGTGGTCGAAATCTCTAAAACAGCTCACGAATGTTTCTAGTTATGTGGGTGTTGAACAACGCGCTGAGTTTCTTGCTAAGAGTCAGATATTAATTAATTTAATGCCATTAACATCTGAAAATACAGGAATTTTGTCTAAGTCGCTATTCGAGCAACTACCAGATCAAGCCGCTTTAATTCAAGTTGGCCGTGGTCAACACCTTGTTGAGCAAGATTTATTAAATGCTCTGGATTCGGGGGGGGTACGTGGCGCAATTATTGATGTAACTAAGCAAGAACCTTTAAGTATAAGTCATCCATTTTGGCAACACGAAAAAATTATAGTCACACCACACATTGCCTCACATGCACCAATGTCTGTTGTT